GGGGATAAAACctttcggagaagatcatgcaagcacagctaaTAGTTATCAATCACTCAGGAtaacacagcattcgttaggtgattttagtTCGGCTCGGCAGTCTGCCCAACCGGCATTAGTCGTGCGTATCAAACTTTTTGgaaaagatcatgcaagcacagctgatagttatcatGAATTTGGGGCGACACAGCAGACGTGCGCAGAAAACGTTTTGGAGAATATCATtgaagcacagctgatagttacgcTTGACTCGGGTTGACACAggattcgttaggtgattttctCTCTGGTCTGAAGTCTGCCCAATGGGCATTAGACGTGGGGATATCACTTTTAGGAGAAGATCATggaagcacagctgatagttatcatTCACTccgggtgacacagcattcgttaggtgatttttcCCCTGCTGTGCAGTCTGCCCAATGTGCATTGAACATGCGGATATAACTTTTTGGAGAAGAttatgcaagcacagctgatagttaccatgcACTCGGGGCGAGACAGCATTCTTTACGTGATTTTACCTCCGCTCTCCAGTCTGCCTAACGGGCTTTAGACGTGCGGATAATACTTTTCGGAGAAGACCATGCAAGCACAGGTAATAGTTATCATttactcggggtgacacagcattcgttaggtgatttttaCTCTGCTCTGCAGTGTGCCCAACGGGCATTAGACGTGCGCAAAAAACTTTTAGGAGAATATCATTctagcacagctgatagttaccgtTGACTCGGGTTGACACAGAATTCGTTAGGAGATTTTTTCTCTGGTCTGAAATCTGCCCAACGGGCATTAGACGTGCGGATAAAACTTTttggagaagatcatgcaagcacagctcaTAGCTATCATTTACTTGGGGCGACACAGCAtttgttaggtgattttacctccgctctgcagtcaaagcagcgTGCATTAGAGGTGCGGATAAAACTTTTCGgggaagatcatgcaagcataGCTAATAGTTACCTTTCACAGCATTCGTtcggtgattttacctctgctctgcagtctgcccAACGGGAATTAGACGTGCGGATAAAacttttcggagaagatcatgaaaacacagctgatagttactatttactcggggtgacacagcattcgttaggttgttttacctctgctctgcagtctgcccAACGGGCATTAGACGTGCGGATAAAacttttcggagaagatcatgcaagcacagctgatagttatcattcactcggggtgacactgcattcgttaggtgatatTTCCTCTGCTGTGCAGTCTTCTCAACGTGCATTGGACGTGCGAATAAAacttttcggagaagatcatgcaagcacagctgatagttattATTTACTTGGGGcaacacagcattcgttagatgattttacctctgctctccagtctgccCAACgtgcattagatgtgcggataaaactttttggagaagatcatgcaagcacagctgatagttatcatTCACTCAAGGGGAGGCTGCAACATTACAGAGAAGATAGTGTAAGAACACTTGATACACTAA
The genomic region above belongs to Montipora capricornis isolate CH-2021 chromosome 5, ASM3666992v2, whole genome shotgun sequence and contains:
- the LOC138050182 gene encoding uncharacterized protein; translated protein: MQAQNSLGDFFSGLKSAQRALDVRIKLFGEDHASTAHSYHLLGATQHLLGDFTSALQSKQRALEVRIKLFGEDHASIANSYLSQHSFGDFTSALQSAQRELDVRIKLFGEDHENTADSYYLLGVTQHSLGCFTSALQSAQRALDVRIKLFGEDHASTADSYHSLGVTLHSLGDISSAVQSSQRALDVRIKLFGEDHASTADSYYLLGATQHSLDDFTSALQSAQRALDVRIKLFGEDHASTADSYHSLKGRLQHYREDSVRTLDTLSVCTLDSVNTLD